A genomic region of Lachnoclostridium edouardi contains the following coding sequences:
- a CDS encoding MarR family winged helix-turn-helix transcriptional regulator, with product MNQEGKKENNIYSRRVIGQIMFMNNMHKRILDRAVAKTGVFRSQHQFLMHIARFPDASQKDIASHYHISTATVAVGLKKLEKGGYIVRAAAETDNRFNQIAITEKGEEVVKQSIHIFQNVEEGMFLGFSNEEMIQLGNYMERINKNLKELFPKAERED from the coding sequence ATGAATCAGGAAGGGAAAAAGGAAAATAATATATATTCCAGGAGAGTAATCGGGCAGATTATGTTTATGAATAATATGCATAAGAGAATTTTAGACAGAGCGGTGGCAAAGACAGGAGTTTTTCGCAGCCAGCATCAATTTTTGATGCATATAGCCAGATTTCCTGATGCCTCCCAAAAGGATATTGCCTCTCACTACCATATTTCCACCGCCACTGTAGCAGTGGGGTTAAAAAAGCTGGAAAAGGGAGGATATATAGTGAGGGCTGCTGCGGAAACTGACAACAGGTTTAATCAGATTGCAATTACAGAAAAAGGAGAGGAAGTTGTAAAACAGAGTATTCACATATTTCAAAATGTGGAGGAAGGTATGTTTCTGGGATTTTCTAATGAAGAGATGATTCAATTAGGAAATTACATGGAGAGAATTAATAAAAATCTAAAGGAGTTATTTCCAAAGGCAGAAAGGGAGGATTGA
- the uraA gene encoding uracil permease, whose amino-acid sequence MEKHHIIQVEEKVPFSLLVPLSIQHMFAMFGASVLVPFVFGINPAIVLFMNGVGTLLFIVLTKGKAPAYLGSSFAFLAPAGIVIEKYGYADALGGFVAVGLLGCVIALIIYKFGSSWIHVVLPPAAMGPVVALIGLELSSTAADNAGLLAETIDPKNLTVFLVTLGTAVFGSILFRGFLSVIPILIAVVAGYLAALFCGIVDFTEVANAPFFALPNFSAPRFNPEAMMIILPVILVITSEHIGHQVVTGKIVGRDLLKDPGLHRSLLGDNLSTMLSGLIGSVPTTTYGENIGVMAVTRVYSVRVIAGAAVLSIVCSFIGKLSTLISTIPGPVIGGISFLLYGMIGTSGLRILVDSRVDYGYSRNLALTSVIFVTGLSGIAVKIGNIQMTGMVLACVVGMILSLIFYLLDKAHLTNDWENQED is encoded by the coding sequence ATGGAAAAACACCATATTATACAGGTAGAAGAAAAGGTGCCTTTTAGCCTTCTGGTGCCTTTAAGTATTCAGCATATGTTCGCCATGTTCGGCGCTTCTGTGCTGGTGCCCTTTGTGTTTGGAATTAATCCGGCTATTGTGCTGTTTATGAACGGCGTGGGGACGCTGCTGTTTATTGTTCTCACAAAGGGAAAGGCTCCGGCCTATTTAGGCTCCAGCTTTGCATTTCTGGCGCCTGCAGGTATTGTAATCGAAAAGTACGGCTATGCCGACGCATTAGGAGGCTTTGTGGCAGTTGGCCTGTTAGGCTGTGTAATTGCTCTTATTATTTACAAATTTGGCTCCTCGTGGATACATGTAGTTCTGCCGCCGGCTGCTATGGGGCCGGTGGTGGCTCTCATAGGCTTGGAGCTTTCCTCCACTGCAGCGGACAATGCAGGGCTGCTGGCAGAAACTATTGATCCTAAAAACCTGACTGTATTTCTTGTAACCTTGGGAACAGCAGTATTTGGATCTATTTTGTTCCGGGGATTTTTGTCGGTTATCCCTATTTTAATTGCAGTTGTAGCCGGGTATTTAGCGGCTCTTTTCTGCGGAATTGTAGATTTTACAGAGGTGGCCAATGCTCCTTTTTTTGCCCTTCCTAATTTCTCGGCGCCCAGATTTAATCCTGAGGCTATGATGATTATTCTCCCAGTAATTTTGGTAATTACCTCGGAGCACATTGGCCATCAGGTTGTAACCGGAAAAATTGTAGGGAGAGATCTTTTAAAAGACCCTGGACTGCACAGGTCTCTTTTAGGAGACAATTTGTCCACCATGCTTTCCGGACTGATCGGTTCTGTGCCTACGACTACATATGGTGAAAATATTGGAGTTATGGCAGTGACAAGAGTTTACAGCGTCAGAGTAATCGCGGGAGCGGCAGTTCTTTCTATTGTATGCTCCTTTATTGGAAAGCTTTCCACCTTAATCAGCACCATACCAGGACCTGTAATAGGGGGAATTTCCTTCTTGCTGTACGGAATGATAGGAACCTCCGGCCTGCGCATTCTGGTGGATTCCAGAGTAGATTATGGATATTCCAGAAACCTGGCCCTTACCTCTGTCATCTTTGTAACAGGCTTGTCCGGCATCGCAGTAAAAATCGGAAATATTCAAATGACAGGAATGGTTTTAGCCTGTGTAGTAGGAATGATTCTCAGCCTGATTTTTTATCTGTTAGATAAGGCTCATTTGACAAATGACTGGGAAAACCAGGAAGATTAA
- a CDS encoding Fur family transcriptional regulator, with protein sequence MWQKDEILKELKRRGKRITKQRLILLDVILDGQWTCGKEIYYEAIKRDSTIGLATVYRMLGTLEEIGALSRFYHCHFQSSSCGFEGVEAG encoded by the coding sequence ATGTGGCAGAAAGATGAAATTTTAAAAGAACTGAAAAGGCGGGGGAAGCGTATTACGAAACAGCGTCTAATATTGCTGGATGTGATTTTGGACGGTCAGTGGACCTGCGGAAAAGAGATTTATTATGAGGCGATCAAACGTGATTCTACCATTGGTTTGGCGACAGTTTACAGAATGCTGGGCACCTTGGAAGAAATCGGAGCGTTAAGCCGGTTTTATCACTGTCACTTTCAAAGCTCCTCCTGCGGGTTTGAAGGCGTCGAAGCTGGTTGA
- a CDS encoding FeoB-associated Cys-rich membrane protein, with the protein MNASTIIVLLVVVLLAALAARSIWKDKKSGKTCSGCSGNCGHCHCAK; encoded by the coding sequence ATGAATGCTTCAACGATAATTGTACTTCTGGTTGTAGTGCTTCTGGCCGCTTTGGCTGCCAGAAGCATATGGAAAGACAAGAAGTCAGGAAAAACCTGCAGCGGCTGCAGCGGAAATTGCGGCCACTGCCACTGTGCAAAGTAA
- the feoB gene encoding ferrous iron transport protein B — MAAKIALAGNPNSGKTTLFNSLTGSNQFVGNWPGVTVEKKEGKLKGHKDVIIMDLPGIYSLSPYTLEEVVARNYLITDRPDAILNIVDGTNLERNLYLSTQLMELGIPMVMAVNMMDIVEKSGDKIDIKKLSRDLGCEVVEISALKGTGITQAAEKAVALAQSKTVKAPVHKFSQEVENYLEEIETFLGNDIPEEQKRFYAIKLFERDDKIAAQLKQVPDVEAIIKKAEEAMDDDAESIITNERYTYIASIIKDSYVKKSKNQMTTSDKIDRIVTNRFAALPIFAAVMWLVYYISVTTVGTWATDWANDGVFGDGWSLFGLEIPGIPVALEGLLTSINCADWLQSLILDGIVAGVGAVLGFVPQMLVLFIFLAFLESCGYMARVAFIMDRIFRKFGLSGKSFIPMLIGTGCGVPGVMASRTIENDRDRKMTIMTTTFIPCGAKLPIIALIAGALFNGASWVAPSAYFVGIAAIICSGIILKKTKMFAGDPAPFVMELPAYHMPTVSNVLRSMWERGWSFIKKAGTVILLSTIFIWFTSSFGFVDGKFGMVEDLSQGILASIGSAIAWLFAPLGWGDWKAAVAAITGLVAKENVVGTFGILYGFAEVSEEGEEIWGTLAGSYTQVAAYSFLVFNLLCAPCFAAIGAIKREMNNAKWTWFAIGYQTILAYSVSFCIYQLGTLITGGGFTIGSVIALVVVVVFGYLLFRPYKESNSLDVKGLAKAS, encoded by the coding sequence ATGGCAGCAAAGATTGCATTAGCCGGAAACCCTAACAGTGGTAAGACTACGCTGTTTAACAGCCTTACAGGGTCTAACCAGTTTGTAGGAAACTGGCCTGGAGTAACGGTTGAAAAGAAAGAAGGTAAGCTGAAAGGCCATAAAGATGTAATTATTATGGACCTTCCGGGAATTTATTCCCTGTCACCGTACACACTGGAAGAGGTGGTTGCAAGAAATTATCTGATCACTGACAGACCAGATGCGATTTTGAATATTGTAGACGGCACCAACTTGGAGAGAAACTTATATTTGTCCACACAGCTGATGGAATTAGGCATTCCTATGGTAATGGCTGTAAACATGATGGATATTGTGGAGAAGTCAGGGGACAAAATTGATATTAAAAAGCTTTCCAGAGACTTAGGCTGCGAGGTAGTGGAAATTTCAGCTCTCAAGGGAACAGGAATTACACAGGCGGCTGAAAAGGCAGTTGCTTTGGCGCAGAGCAAGACAGTAAAGGCTCCTGTACATAAATTCAGCCAGGAAGTAGAAAACTATCTGGAAGAAATTGAAACATTTTTAGGAAATGATATTCCTGAAGAGCAGAAACGTTTCTATGCAATTAAGCTGTTTGAAAGGGACGACAAGATTGCTGCCCAGCTGAAGCAGGTTCCAGATGTGGAAGCCATTATTAAAAAGGCTGAGGAAGCTATGGATGATGATGCAGAAAGTATTATCACAAATGAGCGTTATACATATATTGCTTCTATAATTAAAGATTCTTATGTAAAGAAATCTAAAAATCAGATGACAACATCTGATAAAATTGACCGTATTGTAACTAACAGATTTGCAGCTCTTCCTATATTTGCAGCTGTAATGTGGTTAGTGTATTATATATCTGTAACAACAGTGGGAACATGGGCTACTGACTGGGCCAATGACGGCGTATTCGGAGACGGATGGAGCTTATTTGGACTAGAAATCCCAGGTATTCCTGTAGCTTTGGAAGGCCTTTTAACATCTATTAATTGTGCTGACTGGCTGCAGAGCCTGATTCTGGATGGTATTGTAGCAGGCGTAGGCGCAGTATTAGGATTTGTGCCTCAGATGTTAGTACTGTTCATTTTCCTTGCATTTTTAGAGTCCTGCGGTTACATGGCTCGTGTGGCTTTTATTATGGACCGTATTTTCCGCAAATTCGGACTTTCAGGAAAGTCATTTATTCCAATGTTAATTGGTACAGGCTGCGGCGTTCCAGGAGTTATGGCGTCCAGAACTATTGAAAACGACAGAGACAGAAAAATGACAATTATGACCACTACATTTATTCCATGTGGTGCAAAGCTTCCTATTATTGCTTTAATCGCAGGCGCTTTATTTAACGGAGCTTCCTGGGTTGCTCCAAGCGCTTATTTTGTAGGAATCGCAGCAATTATCTGCTCTGGTATTATTTTAAAGAAAACAAAAATGTTTGCCGGAGATCCAGCCCCTTTTGTTATGGAGCTTCCAGCGTACCATATGCCTACAGTTTCCAATGTACTGCGCAGCATGTGGGAAAGAGGATGGTCCTTTATTAAAAAAGCGGGAACTGTTATCCTACTGTCCACAATCTTTATTTGGTTTACATCCAGCTTTGGTTTTGTAGATGGAAAGTTTGGCATGGTAGAAGATTTAAGCCAGGGTATTTTAGCAAGCATCGGAAGCGCGATTGCATGGCTGTTCGCTCCTTTAGGATGGGGAGACTGGAAAGCTGCAGTGGCTGCTATTACAGGTCTTGTTGCTAAGGAAAACGTAGTAGGTACTTTTGGTATTCTTTACGGATTTGCAGAAGTTTCCGAGGAAGGTGAGGAGATCTGGGGAACTCTTGCAGGAAGTTATACACAGGTAGCAGCTTATTCATTCCTGGTATTTAACCTGCTTTGCGCACCTTGCTTTGCCGCTATCGGAGCAATTAAACGTGAGATGAATAATGCAAAATGGACATGGTTTGCCATCGGCTACCAGACAATCCTGGCATATTCTGTTTCCTTCTGTATTTATCAGCTGGGCACACTTATTACAGGTGGCGGCTTTACAATCGGTTCTGTAATTGCGCTTGTTGTTGTAGTTGTATTTGGATATCTTTTGTTCCGTCCTTATAAGGAAAGCAACTCTCTGGACGTAAAAGGACTGGCAAAAGCTTCATAA
- a CDS encoding ABC transporter ATP-binding protein, with protein sequence MKRYGKYIKPYKSTFIMGPILMLTEVLGEIMLPKLMSMIINYGVAEKDIGYILKIGLIMALVTVVMAAGGIGGAYFSAKASICMTSDLRQDLFGKVQDFSFKNIDDFSTGSLVTRLTNDIQQVQNVVMMGLRLMLRAPGMLVGALVMAFLMNGQLAVIILIVIPLLALSIGVILKTAFPRFEIMQKKLDTLNSGIQEALTNVRVIKSFVREDYENEKFQKKNKELKDSSLNAMKIVIATMPVMMLAMNITTLAVVWFGGNIIIAGNMPVGDLTAFTTYIVQILMSLMMLSIVFLQWSRAMASIKRINQVLDAEIDLTDQDAEKKDSEIETGKVEFRNVSFSYGGKEGSMVLENINFTAEPGTVTGIIGATGSGKSSLVQLIPRLYDVSAGEVLIDGINVKDYSLRHLRDKVGMVLQKNTLFSGTIEENLRWGNENASMEEIKEAAESAQADGFVTGFQNGYDTDIGQGGSNVSGGQKQRLCIARALLKNPKILILDDSTSAVDTATEAKIRQSFDTALKETTKIIITQRINSVEHADQIIVLDNGKIIGKGTHNQLIESCEAYQEIYYSQKDREKEEEARA encoded by the coding sequence GTGAAAAGATATGGAAAATATATAAAACCTTACAAAAGCACGTTTATAATGGGTCCTATACTTATGCTGACAGAGGTATTGGGAGAGATTATGCTTCCTAAGCTGATGTCTATGATTATTAATTACGGGGTGGCGGAAAAAGACATTGGCTATATTCTGAAAATTGGCTTGATTATGGCTTTGGTCACTGTAGTTATGGCGGCAGGAGGAATTGGGGGAGCTTATTTTTCTGCGAAAGCCTCTATCTGTATGACAAGTGATTTAAGGCAGGATTTGTTTGGCAAGGTACAGGATTTTTCTTTTAAAAATATTGATGATTTCAGCACAGGGTCGCTGGTAACTAGGCTGACCAATGATATTCAGCAGGTGCAGAATGTAGTGATGATGGGGCTGAGGCTTATGCTGAGAGCGCCGGGGATGCTGGTGGGAGCCCTGGTAATGGCCTTTTTAATGAACGGGCAGTTGGCTGTGATTATATTAATTGTCATTCCTCTGCTGGCTTTAAGTATTGGGGTGATTTTAAAAACAGCTTTTCCTAGGTTTGAAATCATGCAGAAAAAGCTGGATACTTTAAACTCCGGAATTCAGGAGGCTCTTACCAATGTAAGAGTAATCAAATCATTTGTAAGAGAAGATTATGAAAATGAGAAGTTTCAGAAGAAAAATAAAGAGCTAAAGGACAGCAGCTTAAATGCTATGAAAATAGTAATTGCCACTATGCCGGTGATGATGCTGGCCATGAATATTACTACTTTAGCTGTAGTGTGGTTCGGCGGAAATATTATTATTGCAGGCAATATGCCGGTAGGAGATTTAACAGCCTTTACCACATATATTGTGCAGATTTTAATGTCTCTTATGATGCTTTCTATAGTATTTTTACAGTGGTCCAGGGCCATGGCTTCTATTAAGAGAATTAATCAGGTTTTAGACGCAGAGATTGATTTAACAGATCAGGATGCAGAGAAAAAGGACAGTGAAATTGAAACAGGCAAAGTGGAGTTTAGAAATGTTTCCTTTAGCTACGGAGGAAAAGAAGGCAGCATGGTGCTGGAAAATATTAATTTTACAGCAGAGCCAGGCACTGTAACAGGGATTATTGGAGCTACGGGAAGCGGAAAAAGCTCCTTAGTGCAGCTAATTCCAAGACTTTATGACGTTTCCGCAGGGGAAGTGCTTATAGACGGAATTAATGTAAAAGATTATTCCCTTCGCCATTTAAGAGATAAGGTGGGAATGGTACTTCAGAAAAATACCTTGTTTTCCGGGACTATAGAGGAAAACCTGAGATGGGGAAATGAGAACGCTTCCATGGAGGAAATCAAAGAAGCTGCTGAAAGCGCTCAGGCAGACGGATTTGTCACTGGCTTTCAAAATGGATATGATACAGACATTGGCCAGGGCGGCAGCAATGTGTCCGGAGGCCAAAAGCAAAGGCTGTGTATTGCCAGGGCTTTGCTAAAAAATCCTAAAATCCTGATTTTAGACGACAGCACCAGCGCGGTGGACACGGCCACTGAGGCGAAAATCCGTCAAAGCTTTGACACTGCCTTAAAGGAAACTACAAAAATTATTATTACCCAGAGAATTAATTCTGTAGAACATGCAGACCAGATTATTGTGTTGGACAACGGAAAGATTATAGGAAAAGGCACTCATAACCAGCTGATTGAAAGCTGCGAGGCGTACCAGGAAATCTACTATTCCCAGAAAGACAGGGAAAAGGAAGAGGAGGCGAGGGCATAA
- a CDS encoding FAD-dependent oxidoreductase produces the protein MQSLKLKDDFYWTGIVDDQLRVFDIIMYTEFGTTYNSYVLKTEDKTILFETAKAGFFDEYLEKLKEITDIESVDYLVVDHTEPDHAGSVERLLDINPNIKIVGTGCAINFLKNIVNRDFYSLAVKDNETLTIGGKTLKFLVVPNLHWPDTMYTWIEEDKVLITCDSFGSHYGFHGILRSKVTEEADYWKATKYYFDCIIGPFKPYMMKALKRVRELNPEMICTGHGPVLDEKIAEMLDKYEDWCTVINPNKNKTVIIPYVSAYGYTRELAEKIGQGIKDSGPVDVRAYDMVEADQGKVLEELGFADGILFGTPTIVGEALKPIWDLTTSIFAGTHGGKYASAFGSYGWSGEGVPHIIERLKQLKMKVPDQGLKIKFKPGEVDLIDAYEYGYDFGCLVQEKENPRKKKGARKLVKCLVCGEIFDSSLDTCPVCGVGRENFVEVDVEDVTFREDTQDFFVILGNGIAGLSAATAIRERNKTASIVMISEEDWDTYNRPMLTKSMMAGLSPEQIGVHEKGWYEEQNIIRILGKKVEAIEKDNKIVILAGDMKLQYTKLIYALGAECFIPPIKGCDKEEVVAIRKISDIQKINELLPKVEDVVVIGGGVLGLEAAWEFKKSRCKVTVLEAAPWLMGRQLDQPASDLLVSIGEKEGITVRTGVSIEEIEGGNQVTGVRIQGGKVFPAQLVIISAGIRANTALAKEAGLETDRAVVVDENMKTSVSDIYACGDCAQWDGINYGIWPEASEQGRIAGANAAGENISYQAASPGVSFHGMNTALYAIGDNGKNNKLSYRTVETKDEAKKQYEKYYYVNRRLKGAILIGDVSKMAEVTEEIQ, from the coding sequence ATGCAGTCATTAAAATTAAAAGATGATTTTTACTGGACGGGAATTGTGGATGATCAGCTGCGGGTGTTTGATATTATTATGTACACTGAGTTTGGAACTACGTACAATTCTTATGTGCTGAAAACAGAAGACAAAACAATTCTTTTTGAAACAGCTAAGGCTGGTTTTTTTGACGAATATTTGGAAAAATTAAAGGAAATTACAGATATTGAGTCTGTGGATTATCTGGTGGTGGATCACACAGAGCCAGACCATGCAGGCAGCGTGGAACGCCTTTTAGATATAAATCCTAATATAAAAATTGTAGGAACAGGGTGCGCCATAAATTTCCTGAAAAATATAGTCAACAGAGATTTCTACAGCTTGGCAGTAAAGGATAATGAAACCCTGACTATTGGAGGAAAGACTTTAAAGTTCCTGGTAGTGCCTAATCTTCATTGGCCGGATACTATGTACACCTGGATTGAGGAGGACAAGGTCTTAATTACATGTGATTCCTTTGGCTCCCATTATGGCTTCCACGGCATTTTAAGAAGCAAGGTGACAGAGGAGGCAGATTACTGGAAAGCTACAAAATATTACTTTGACTGTATTATTGGTCCCTTTAAACCATATATGATGAAAGCCCTGAAACGGGTGAGAGAGCTGAATCCGGAAATGATCTGTACAGGCCACGGCCCTGTTCTGGATGAAAAGATTGCAGAGATGCTGGACAAGTACGAGGATTGGTGTACAGTTATAAATCCGAATAAAAATAAAACGGTTATTATTCCTTATGTAAGCGCTTATGGATATACAAGAGAGCTGGCAGAGAAAATCGGACAGGGAATTAAGGACAGCGGACCGGTAGATGTAAGGGCATACGATATGGTGGAGGCGGACCAGGGGAAGGTTTTAGAAGAGCTGGGATTTGCCGACGGAATACTGTTTGGAACGCCTACTATTGTAGGGGAGGCATTAAAACCGATTTGGGATTTAACTACTTCTATTTTTGCAGGAACTCACGGAGGAAAATATGCCAGCGCGTTTGGAAGCTACGGCTGGAGCGGAGAAGGGGTTCCCCACATAATTGAGCGGTTAAAACAGCTGAAAATGAAGGTGCCGGACCAGGGCTTAAAAATCAAATTTAAACCAGGTGAGGTAGATTTAATAGACGCCTATGAATATGGATATGATTTTGGCTGCCTGGTGCAGGAGAAAGAAAATCCAAGGAAGAAAAAGGGAGCCAGAAAGCTTGTAAAATGCCTTGTGTGCGGTGAGATTTTCGACTCCTCCCTGGACACATGTCCAGTGTGCGGAGTGGGCAGAGAAAACTTTGTGGAGGTAGACGTGGAGGACGTTACCTTCCGGGAAGATACACAAGACTTTTTTGTGATTTTAGGCAACGGAATAGCAGGCCTTTCCGCGGCAACGGCAATACGTGAGAGAAATAAAACAGCTTCGATTGTAATGATTTCAGAGGAAGACTGGGATACATACAATCGCCCCATGCTGACTAAATCTATGATGGCTGGTTTAAGTCCGGAACAGATTGGAGTGCATGAAAAGGGATGGTATGAGGAACAGAATATTATTCGGATTCTGGGAAAAAAGGTAGAAGCTATTGAGAAAGATAATAAAATAGTAATTTTAGCCGGGGACATGAAGCTTCAGTATACAAAGCTGATTTACGCTCTGGGCGCAGAATGTTTTATTCCTCCTATAAAGGGCTGTGATAAAGAGGAAGTAGTTGCCATAAGAAAGATTTCTGATATTCAGAAAATTAATGAGCTGCTTCCAAAAGTGGAGGACGTAGTAGTAATCGGCGGAGGCGTATTAGGGCTGGAGGCTGCATGGGAATTTAAAAAATCCAGATGTAAGGTTACAGTTCTGGAGGCCGCTCCATGGCTTATGGGAAGGCAGTTAGATCAGCCTGCTTCAGATCTTCTTGTGTCCATTGGAGAAAAAGAGGGAATCACTGTGCGCACAGGCGTAAGCATAGAAGAAATTGAAGGCGGAAACCAGGTGACGGGAGTGAGAATCCAGGGGGGAAAAGTGTTCCCTGCTCAGCTGGTGATTATTTCCGCAGGTATACGGGCCAATACAGCTTTAGCTAAGGAAGCCGGCCTGGAGACAGACAGAGCAGTAGTTGTAGATGAAAATATGAAAACCAGCGTTTCTGATATTTACGCCTGCGGAGACTGTGCCCAGTGGGACGGAATTAATTACGGTATATGGCCGGAGGCTTCAGAGCAGGGCAGAATTGCCGGAGCCAACGCGGCGGGGGAAAATATATCTTATCAGGCTGCTTCACCGGGAGTTTCCTTCCACGGAATGAACACAGCTTTGTATGCAATCGGAGACAATGGAAAAAATAATAAGCTGTCATACAGAACAGTGGAGACAAAGGATGAAGCTAAAAAGCAGTATGAAAAATACTACTATGTAAATCGCCGTTTAAAAGGAGCAATTCTTATTGGGGACGTTTCTAAAATGGCGGAAGTAACAGAAGAAATTCAGTAG